From the genome of Anopheles funestus chromosome 2RL, idAnoFuneDA-416_04, whole genome shotgun sequence:
AATCTTTACATACATGTGCCACATGTTTCTCTACGGGAGGTCACGGTTACTATTTTCGTTTctgtcatttaaaaaaactgacGAAAAGATGGCCATGATCTTCGCCCCTACTTCGAGCTGTCATTGCCATATCGCTTTTGCtgcaagttttgttttgactttTGTGATTGTATCTTTTATGATAAGTTAGGATAAAAGTGTACCAATTACATAATAGGGGCGATAATATTATTACAGTCAAATGCATGATGTTGTCTAATGGTATAAGTACAATAATCAATCTGTTTCAACTGGAACGACGGTTCCCCCGTTATCAGAGACGATTAACCTTCCCCGGCATTTTGACCTCTGCCGCCAAGGAAACGGCTTGTTAGCACATTGCCAACGGTCATGCGACAGTAATCGATGCTAATCGATAACGACGACGATTGGGAAACGATAAcagagagcaagagagagatagcAAGAGCAAGAGAGCAAGCAAGACAGAAAGAGGGTTTTTGTAGGTGTTGCTTGGCTTGATGGGTGGTTAAAAATAGAGCTCCACACGCTTTCCACGTTAATTATGTCGTCAAATCAATAATGAAACACGAGGGATATTGTTGGACGAGCTTCGGAGGAAGCTCTGGCCCGGTTAGTAGAATCGGTTCGATAAACAGCCCAACCTAAAATAAGTATCTAGGTCACCTATTATGTAGCTTCCCGGTTTTTTATTTGCCGCTGCTTTCCGGCGGCGAATTATATGGGATCGATTCGTCCGAAAAGCTTTTCCGAATTTGTGGCCGAGTGCGAGCATTTACCAAGGGTTTTggctttaatgttttattatgaTACATTGCCCTACCTCCCTTGACCACCTCTAGTGCACATGTGGTTTAGGTATGGTTTAGTTCGTTTGTTAgcttgaatgtttaatgctaTGTACCGGTCAGTTATGTGAACTTTCGCCCTAAGAGGGTGGTGCTGCCTATCAGCTTGGAAAAGCGGACAAtttccggggttttttttgtcaaagatTAATAACgtgtgaaaatgaaataatcatGTTTATTGTTCCATTACCAGAGTGCAAAAAATTGTCCTACTAAATTAGTCCACTACTTACGGCTGATCGGTCACAATTAGTGTTGTGCtttttgaatcttttgaaaagagtaattaatatgaatcttttgaaaagaatcattcataCGAATCTTTTgtaaagagtcattcatatgaatcttttgaaaagagtcattcatatgaatcttttgaaaagagtcattcatatgaatcttttgaaaagaatcattcatatgaatcttcagtgaagagccattcaaatcatgagccgactcccaaaatatttataaattgtcATACATTGAAATGAATCCTGAAAGATTAATGAATCTTATGTTATTCCCTATTATTTCCCATATTCTTATGTTATTCaactaatttaatttagtgGTGGTAGAGGGGATACTTAATCTAATGGTTCATGAATATTTATTACTAagattcagaatcattcattcagttcaaaaGATTCCTTCAGAATCATGAATCTGAGTCAGATTCATCTAACACTAGTCACAAACGTTGAAGCTTGaacaaaatcgatttttcgagttttgaaataattacaCTTGTAGTTTTGAGTGTAGACTCTGTGCAATAATATACTTCAAagattgtataaaaatagtataaaattttaaacaaatttgtataaaataacACTACCTTAGTGTTAACCACATCAGCCATTTTGGTTTATCTGACTTCTTCCAATCATATTTTTGGGTTTAACCAATTCTACCGTAGTTAATGCATAATTTTTACTTAACTACTTTATAATACGAAATCTCGATAACATCATTACCCTCTCATAGAAAgtggttttaaaataaatatcattgaaaaaatacatttcaaacgCTTTTTAGGCGTAGTGTGTCATACATGCCAacttattgaatcttttgaaaagagtcattcatatgaatcttttgaaaagagtcattcatatgaatcttttgaaaagaatcattcatatgaCTCTTTAGCGAAGAGccattcaaatcatgagccggctcccaaaaaatattaatcaaattCCATAACTTCAAATGAATCCCCacggattcatgaatcctgaATGCTTCACTGCTTATACACACTTAAATGAAAAAGGATGACCGGGAGAGGGCGGGATGAGGtggatttatttcaaaacgGCAGACCGGAGGCTGGAGGGGCAATCACATAAATCATAGGGCATTCCGAAACCCTAAGGAATCATAATTCtatgaggattcatgaatctccaGAATTGAGACTCAGAGTGATTAATTCACTTCAAAGATTCGATCAGATTcgtgaatctgaatcagattcacccaacactaatGCAAAcaggggcggctcggtggtgcatgtgataaacggcgccagtccacacggccggaccgggttcaaatcccattcggaccgtctccccgtagcaaggactgactatccggctacgtggtaaaataagtctagtaagccagaaatggccggcgtgacctgtaaaggtcgttaaagccaagaagagagtaATGCAAACAGAtgatataataaaaattgaacaCATATTTAAATGATTCTGATGTAACGAAAATAACTCATCCTCAAACACGTGAGCGGCACTGTGATGATGCTTCCATCAGCCTTAGTGTGTTTCAGTTGCCATGGAAAATTACACTTGATGCATCGCGTGAGGGCAAAAATGTTGTTGAACCATGGATGTTGTCTGCGttcgattattttgtttgggTATATAAATAGTTCATGCTATATTCAGCCGGTTGCACCGTGTGGTGTCGACCTccgctgttttgttttgtgtttcctcCATTTGTGAGCGGTTCATTTTCATGGTAAATCAATTATTGAGaagaattttcaatattataggcgttatttaaaaaaatcatataataTAAAAGAACACAACTTACCAATTTTAATAAGCgatgatttcatttttcacttgTTAAATGTGTATTATTCAATGTTTATTTCATACAATTTAGCTCATGTGCAGTCCGCTACGCCaggtttattaaaaattgatgAACATTGTATTTTTTCCATGCCCTCATGATGGGCTCAtatacacaccaaaaaaaacaacaatctccCCAACCCCATTTGACCATGTTTCGTGGCCGTGGTTGGAGGCCATTTGATGATGAAGGtggattaaaatttaaacatacgcacacacacacacgcacgcataaCGTTGCGTGTAGTGTGAGAGTCAAGCGATGGAGGTGGTGAAGCACTGTGTAATGTTCAGGGGCGAGTGGTGAGTTGTTGGTGGAATGAAACTAAAACATGCTCGAGATCGATTTTGCCAAGCACAAGCGGGGTTGCGAGTTTTATGCTGTCGCGTAGTGAGAATAGGTAAAGTGAGGAAGTAACCGTATGCTTTCCTACTCAATttcatctttctctctctctctctctctctttcgttttttctccGGCTCTTCTACTCTAGCCCTTTTACAGGGTTCTGCAAACGAACGGGCAAATAGTCGACGGCACACACTATTTATGTAGCGAGAGTAACGCTTCTGCTCCATCTATTCCATCTATCTATCTTGCTCTGGCGTATGGCCTTTCCCGCTCTGATGGTGGTTGAAGGGAGGGATGTTGAAATTCAAGTACATTTTCTCTATCCCAGCAACCCCCCTCCCCCAATCCAATCGGCGGTTTAGGCTCGTTGGGAAACCACGAGCACTTCAACTACCACCGCGAATGCACTAACACACCAACTACTGCAGGAAAACGCACTGAAGTGAAGTGGCTTCCTGGTGGTGAATGTGGAAAGTGTCTGAACGGGATTGGGACCCTTGTGCACTTCCTTTCCACGCCCCAACATCCACCCCCACCCCATACTCCCTACTTGTTACGCGCATTTGTTGAGAGCCGGGTCCACTTACATATATTCCGCTGAAAACCGTTACAGACGACGAGCAGCATGTGTCTAGAGCGGAAGGTGTTGGGTTGGAAAGGGGGGAGGGATGATGAAGCATCATTTCTTCTTGcttgctctctttctctctttctatgTTGTGCACAATAACTTACAAAACAGCACACTTCCGCGCGAGATCTGTTCCATATACGAAGCGCGGGCGATGGATCTGTTTTGGGGATGCTTTGGAGGGGAAGAGTTGGGCAATGTTGAGGATTGAACTATTAACTAGTTTTTCCACCGCACACTGCACacactgacacacacacacgcggtgTGTACACATGTGCGCATACCAGCGCGCGCGAGTTAGGGGCGAGTTCCTTCAACTTTCAAAGTCGCCAACGTCAGCAACACTCCACGACGTCCAGAAGCGGGAGTTggggtatttttattttgttgttcgggttttttttattattattcgcttttccttctttgcctGCGTGTGCACACACGATGCATTTGATGCGGTTTTATGTGGTGGAAATTTTTAAAGCGTCGCATATGGGGAGGCTGCTGTTGTTCCTTCTGCCTGGCCGTGTACTCCACGTTGTGGTCAGCTTTGTGAACGGGTTGTGTtagtttcttgcttttttaatCTGTTTCAATCGTATGTTGTTGTAATGAATGTTGAAATAGTTTACGATCGTAAACAACATTTTCATGGAGTAGTTTGTATGGCATTTTTTCTTCCAGCATAACTTGCTTAGTACGGTCAGATACATACAGTATATCATTGCTAGTATGGTGTCTGGTTTAATGATTGATAAGTGTCTATTGAAAGTTACTATTCCATCAGTTCTAGtgatgtttatatttttctaacCAGAGGGAGTTAGAAAGAGAGTGAATTAATTCAATTCTACACGAAGAGTTTTTGTAATTCTATTGCGAATTAACGCATTTATAGGGATTTTACTAATTCATGAGATATTTAACTCATCAGTGATTTGTTTGGTGATCTAATTCTACGCGACGATGAGTGAGCTCACTACTTGTGAGAAACACTATCACCAAGAGTGAGTTAACTTCTTCTTGTAACTCACTCACTTTGATGTTCACAAGGGAGTCGGTATTCTCATTTTCACTGCTCACTGATCTTAGTTTTGCAAAGAATTCTCAGAGATCTTAGTCTTGCAAAGAAATCTCACCATCTGAAGGCCTCCTGAAGTTGCAATACTTAGTTGCCAACTTTTGAAGGAGATCCATTTCGCTCTAAACTCATTAAGAGGTTTTCGCAAGTTTAGCTCGACCAGAGGGTAGGTGTTAaatagtgtttgttttgttagcgGTTAGATGagttttttgcacatttttcgcAATAAGTTTAACGGGACAACTCCCTTGAATTCTATTGCAAATATCTATTATCTTGCAATATTGCACCTACATGTAAATTAATGCTAGAATTCATCCTGAGCttgaaaatatgtttagaCTCCTGGAGGTACTCTCAATGTCTTCAGCATGATTTAGTCCCCGTTCGAAACCTAAACAGTAATAATGTCAGAACTAAATCCAGTGAAGCTTCTAGTGTTGCTATCATATTTCCTAGCTGTGTTCGGCACAATCGAAAACGATCAGGTCAAATCACGCCAACGACGCTTTTTAATCTTTCCACGCGCCAATCCACAACGTTTGCAGCTGATCGGCGGGTTTGGTATACCGGCCGATATACAGCTCGAATCCATCACGATGGGATATGTGATCAAATCGGTCTATTTCTTACCCTGGAACTCGTCTCACTGGATACCGCCCTTTCTCGATCGTCATGAGTTTGAGACAGCACGTACACCGCATATCCTTCGTAGACGAGAATCCTCGATGGCAACACCACTGGTGATAGCGCCTCAGAAGTTGTACGAACTTTACGATGGTCAGTCGGATGAGTTGGACGATGAAGATCTACCCTCAGAGTTTGGAACATCTTCACCACAATCCCGATGGACGTTTTATCACATCCTGGAACAGCTGTTCGATCAGTGCGTTGTCTTGGTGGTCTAGAATTGCTTATTTCCTTACTGGAttatgtttctctctctctctcttgctccaCAGAAAAGGTTTAAATGGTCGTAGCTGTGTGTTGCGTGCAATTTGTGAAGGTTCCGAAGCTAGTTTTACGCATACGAGTGGATTGATTGGAGAATTGTTGCACATTGCGTTTACGCCTTCTTCCACTAATGATGTCCAGACGGAACCTCATCACATATTGTATGGTGAGGCGGAAAGGATACCAGGATTGATGAGTGCTACCAAAGGTGGCGGTGCATCGGTTTGTGCTGACATGTATGCCGAATGTAAATTATCACTATTGGATTCTTTTTCGAGTGTATTCCATGGATTATTAAGTGCAATGTGAGTTGTGGACTGAggtgtaacttttttttaatttatcctTGAATAATGACGTGAAGTACGCAATAGCTAAGATTAGCCAATAAGttgtttaaaatgatttcttttttaatcatGAACTACTTATTAAATGATCtgttttgatttgaaatatttgatcATTCTTATCTATGTAAGTGGTGTAATAAATAAGTgtgcttttagatattttttaaagataagattgattttttttattcagcatTGTTTGGATTTTTATAGCTTTAAAACTTTACTTCAATATAGGGTCCACTTGTAATCCGGGTTTTATTTGAGTTCAAGTGAGAATGTTGACACCGTTTCTCGATTCTTTGCACGCAGAACTGGAATATTTAGTAGTAATTCAAAGATTAGAGCAATTTCTCAGAGTTTTCTCGGGTGGGCTTCATTTAGTATTTAATTTGTACTTTTGTTGAAGACATTTTAAACATCCGTTAAATTATCAATTATGCTCTAAGTATTAATAAAAGTTCGtcatcattaaaatattaaaaaaaaagttagtaaaAGTTATCCAAAAAagccaattttgttttttgctttaatctTAATGCTTAAATATTTCGTTCGCAAGTAACTTATCCATCGTGTTCGCTCAACATTTTCCGGGCTTGCCCCGGTAGCTTGTGCTTTATGTTGATGCATCACATAAAACATCGCATACCGATGGTGTAAGGTTCGGTTCCTTCTCCATCATACCAAACAACCACCAGCGCGCGTACAGCATCGCGCACACAGGAACGGGAAAGATTGTTCCCATTTTGTGTCCCCATCCCACTACTGTTCGTGTTTGCTGCTGTCCTGGCACAAATGGAAACAACAGCACAACAGACCGCATCTTCCCTTCCGTGCACATATTATGTGGCAAATGGACGCGAATGACGCGCACGTGCCTGTTGGTAGCTCCCACAATTTCATCCCATCACTCTCTGTTTCTTACgctcattctctctctcttgctcgcCTTAGCGCAGGAGATCTCGCCATAACCGGCATACAGCACACCGACACTCTGCTGGGTGTTTGCACGACGCGGTGCCCGTGGGAAATTGATCAATATTTATCGATTTTCCAAACGCAGCAGGAAAACAgctaaggaaggaaaaacaggtcccaaaaaacaaatgcttctTTTTGCACCACGGAATCGTGGTTTTCGTTCGATTTCCTATGTAAAGGCGGGATATTTTGTAAAGGTAGAACTTGTTTCAAAATGTGTTATTttcgtaaaagaaaatataaatattcctCCTCTATTTTTATATccatgattttatttattgcaaagCATAATAAAATAGCATAagcataaagcataaaaaacaacaaaaaagtattaaacatTACTATGCTTTTCTGACAGAAATATTTATGTGCAAGCGACCGTTTCCTATGCTACCGACCGACGACACATACGCAACCGggcggtggaaaatggaaaatcgataaaaGCAAACGCCCCAAATACGCAAGGCGCATTTCAGCAGTCGCGCGCCGTATTGGACTGTGTTCTTGCGTATAAGTCGTAGTCTGGCGTTTTTTTCCGAACTAGGACTTTCCCTGTTTTGCGACATTTTGAAGAAACATTAGCTTGATTCGAAAATGACGTTCCTTTTTCCCTGGAATTGTTTCCTGGAATAGAACACATTAATCAGTTTcttaaagatttttgttttaacgaaACTTACTGcatatggaaaaaatattgtaagtttttgaaagaaacaatttgcaTAACTTTTTAGTGTTTTATGCACAACATATTCCACACAGCTAGACCTTGAAGGGATGAAAACattgttattgatttttatttccagtGTTTTTAATTCATGTTCTCTTGCAAAGATCCTTGTGGACGATGAACTGAAACATCATATTTGCGATTCCAGAAGCGTACCCAATGCCCTTCACATGTGTATgtaatgtgtgtgtatttcgGATAAAAATACAATCGATTTACTGGTACGAAGAAGtgtattttatgatttttttctttagctttCTTTACATCGAATTATGAAAAATCCAATGATAGCTAGGAAAATGCTTCGACCGACtgcatttattcaattaactttttcaagatCTGAGAAATTGCTAATCTTTTGcttggattttcatttgttaccccgtgcctacatgcttagcaattgtcgcgtttgcgaacgcgacaatcgtagcacagttttcccaaaaaattttgcgactttcggcgcgacttcaaggttgtttaagttttctcgtgcaaggtttgtttatgttttcaatctggccggtagcgggaaattaatttcgaattaaattaaattaatttaaacaaagaaaattataataaatagtaaatttattgtttggatgaagttgatgagaaaggcaagttttttaagcccagtgacgatgtttcaaaacaatggaccatcaagaaagctcgtggcaggatgttgctgactcctgtgatacaaataacggctgttgctaacagtacggcagatttgtccgttttgttttcttgtgtgtttaacgctggaaaatcttgttatatttttttccggtagccagaaagaattgtaacaagataaataggtgaacgaagatgtgtttgcccaccgcgtcatacaccgggcaaaatagaattgggatcggcagctccgagtagcataaaggtaaaaatctttgaatacgggtaatcaaacgtgtatggcttttttctcatttcatgaccgtctctgtaccctcaatatacaggtattcataaccacgattccaacacagcttccaaactaccatcaatatacaggtattcataaccacgattccaacacagcttccaaaagggatctaacactgtgctgtggactatctaatattttttaactctaatattttttctgattaattaatttaattaattattaactaattattaattaatttatcttgttcaagcaagttcaacatacaagtaataaattcataaacaatgcagccatACATTTGTCCACGGTAggtatgggatttttttttaattaacagcgatttttttgttttaaaaatattattgacattcacaataattatatacaacacgtatgtacttttaataaataaatagcactcgatttgttaatttaatttacaatatttaataacactcaaaatatttaattttttaatttgtattagtttaccttggtattgccatgtttaccttgttattacagaaaactgtcatggcgtcaagtcgcgcttcgaatcgcgatttttcgctgaaaatacacgtatagcgacttttcacaattttttttatatggagtttcgcaaaatttttctgaatcgcgttcgcaaacgcgacaattgctaagcgtgtAGAGCCGGGGTTAGaaggaaattaaatgaaaggtcgggaaaattgttctaattgactttaatgataattttaatatttaacacGAAACATCACTCGACAAGTGCTTGTAAATTGTGTGAAAAGATTTCTTATATGTCTTCATATTAAATTCTCTTCGACTCTTTACACTAATTAAATCTCATGCAAAACAATTATAACGTCTCAGCTTTAAGTTGATACGATTGTTGCAATCTCTGTTGGTCGGATATTATTTTCGGAAGCGCATATAAAACCCGCCGCCAATCGAACGCAGGAATGTTCCGACTACATCTGGTAATGCGAATTTGTACTACTCTCCGTGTGGCAGTACATGGtataaaatcgatttttcgcAACCTTCTCCAAAACATTGCTTTCAGCAAAAATCTTTCCATCCTTTCATTCTGTGacgaattgaagaaaaaaaaaatttccgcTTCCTCTCATTTTCTCTGcctcataaaaaaaccttcctcCAGTTACCACTCGCCCCCTTCTGGTGGGaatgtttttgtcattttttaaattaattatatttatcatcatcatccgagGTTCTCTGCCTACTACCTGCCTTATGCGGCTACCGTCCGATAAAAGCTCACGGACATAAACATAAGAGCCTTTACTTTTGTCCGTttatttgtttccctttttttcttttcacacacacacacacacacaaaaaggatCCATTATGGTATCCCGGCTCCACGTCCTTGACTCTACCAGCCGTGTTTGGCgttctttttcttgctttctagATTTTCCGACgtcctttttctttccaacgtCATTGGTTGGATTTGCAGAATTTCATCATCACTAGCCGTTCTCCCCCAATCATCCTCTCCCACCACCCCATTTTCCACATGGGCAGGCAGCATCCCTCCCTTCTTCCTTTGTGGTTATTTTGGCGATAAAAAGCTCCTCCGAAGAGCTCCAACGAAAAATGTGCGAAGATGTGCGAGTGATTGAGAGTGTTCgtgagagaaggagagaaaaggATAGGATGTCCCTATACAATCCAGGGGAAGAGGGAAGGATGAGGAacgcttttttctctccataTTCTGAGGCCGATGTTCAGTATCCTTGCGGCCTTCAAAAGATGCTTGGAAAAAGATGGAGACACATAAAgccccccccacacacacacatacagggaGGTATATGTTTCGCATTCTTCGCATGATAAGCTTACGAAGATGGTGTGTGAACATATTCGcccttttgctgtgttttgttCATGCCATACCAGTAAAGCCTTCTATCGAATCGATTTGTTGTATTATTTAAGACGCACGAATATTAGGAAAGTCGTTCCGTcctttgggggttttttttttgttaaagcaaATCAagagaaatatattttcattaaacaaGCTTTTTTTATCGAAATAATGTACGAAGAGGTAAAGGGGTGGAAAATAAGGAGAATATATAACAAACTGAAACAGCAAAACTCGTatggcaaatgaaaatttaggCCACAGCGCATTAAAAGCATCTGGGAGAGCGGGCTGTTGTGTACATGTTTCCGTCCGTTATTTTTTCCCCGGTAtctgaaaatgttttccaagtCTCGGCCCCGGGAAAACAGGCCCATTCTCCATCTCTTTCGtgcttcatttaattttctttttttgcttttgccgtTCTCTTTTGATGGACTTATTCCCTGGATTCGTTCTTAATGGAACCAAGAGGATGATGGTTGGTAAAAGGTCTTCTGTTCTCTTGTCACCATTGCATCACGAAGATTTCCATCCGGGGCCGCAAATAGCACAAGCAATGCCGACGTCTCACAACAATTTCCCTGCTgcttttttcacatttcctaatcggaggagaaaaaaagacacacagaGATACTGAAGCTTGGTGTggttgtttgtatgtgtgtttcaaCACTACCACAAAGTGAGGAAAATGTAGCagaggaaaaagggaaagcagTCGGGAAATGGAAAGTGGTCAAAATAATAAACGCGCGTTCGTGTGGAGATGCTGACGAAGAGAGTAAACTGGTGGATTTTGTCTTCTTGCTTTTTCCCCCGGACGGAAAAAGCGTCTCTCGATAGGAGGGAAAGATGGCCATGGGGCTTTTTGGGTAGGATattggatggaaaagaaagctctctttctcccaaacacgcacacacactcgcacaaaCACCACTCGGGTTCACAGTGCAGCTTTTCTCCAGCATCAGAATTATCGATCCGTTTGCTTCCCTTCGCTCGTCCAAAAATTATTATCCAACATCATCTGGGCGTTGGGTCCTTAAGCTTGTGCCGCCTCCACCACGTTGTGGGGGGTATGCTGTTTATGGGAAGCTTCCTCTCCTTCATCATCCCTCTCGAGCTTCAGAATGGTTATTGGTGTAGTAGTAGTGTAACGAGCTCTGCTTTAAAGTGGTCCTTTCGCTGTGGAAACGTTGCGAAATCATATTTACGTTCGCTTGCGGCGATTCGCTTTTTGCTGAACAATATTGACTGGATAATTGAGTGTTCTAGGACGGgattgtaatttttattataattttctttatataCACAGCCGATTCGATGAAATAGCATCATCCTGAACATGATGGATGAATGtagggaaaatgttttgttttccaatatttcAAACAGGAATGAATGTTTCGATGAGCTTTCTTCCCACTACGCAATACTTTGCCAGATAGGAGCGCAGATGGGATGTGCTACTTTAAGATGTTTGCTATGGTGAGCTTTGGTAGTGAGGTGAGGAAGTGGGATAAGGAGCAAAAACAGTAAAAGGCGAGGAAATGGTTTTTCGCCCCTGCTATCCTTGACATAGCGAAAACACACTGTTTTTTCGTTGTAGTCGAGTGGGTGGGAAATGAAAAGCTATCAGCTTACGACGATCTTtcaaacgtgtgtgtgtgagagagagaaagagagaaaaccaCGGTGAGCTTTTCATGGATGCTGATTGTGTGTTCGAGTgagaaaatggtgaaaatttattaatttgctACGAATTAAAGTGTGATTAAAGTTACTAAttcaacgacaacaacaataTTAAGGATAAGCTCTGTTGTTATTAAGGATGATGTGTGTGGTGGTGTGTTTCGAAGAGTATTGAATACTTTATTGTGAACAATTCTAAATCGAATTGAA
Proteins encoded in this window:
- the LOC125762234 gene encoding uncharacterized protein LOC125762234, which encodes MSELNPVKLLVLLSYFLAVFGTIENDQVKSRQRRFLIFPRANPQRLQLIGGFGIPADIQLESITMGYVIKSVYFLPWNSSHWIPPFLDRHEFETARTPHILRRRESSMATPLVIAPQKLYELYDGQSDELDDEDLPSEFGTSSPQSRWTFYHILEQLFDQKGLNGRSCVLRAICEGSEASFTHTSGLIGELLHIAFTPSSTNDVQTEPHHILYGEAERIPGLMSATKGGGASVCADMYAECKLSLLDSFSSVFHGLLSAM